In a genomic window of Aggregatimonas sangjinii:
- a CDS encoding acyl-CoA dehydrogenase family protein, with amino-acid sequence MQSMYFTEEHHLFRESLKDFLKKEVVPHIEKWEDEGIIERFIWEKFGEMGYFGLAVPEADGGLGLDMFYTVILLEELQKINSGGFAAAIWAHAYLAMTHLNKNGNPDQKKAYLTPSINGEMIGCLGVSEPFGGSDVAAMRTTAIKKGDTYVVNGSKTFITNGVYGDYIILAAKTDPAAGNKGISILIVDLKSEGVSANKLNKLGWRASDTAELAFDNVIVPAQNLMGEEGKGFTFIMEAFALERLIMGINGHARAEYALEYALQYMSERETFGKPINQYQALRHRIADLHADMDMCKQYNYSIAYRLDKGDYVVREATISKLKSTKMADEVAHECLQFLGGYGYIEDYPMARLLRDSRLGPIGGGTSEILREIIAKIVIDKKEYKAPSDS; translated from the coding sequence ATGCAAAGTATGTACTTCACTGAAGAGCATCATTTATTTCGTGAAAGTCTAAAAGATTTTCTAAAGAAGGAAGTTGTTCCACATATCGAAAAATGGGAAGATGAAGGAATTATCGAACGTTTCATTTGGGAAAAGTTCGGTGAGATGGGGTATTTCGGTTTGGCCGTTCCAGAAGCTGACGGTGGTTTGGGGTTGGACATGTTCTACACCGTAATCCTTTTAGAGGAACTCCAAAAAATAAATTCAGGCGGTTTTGCCGCGGCTATTTGGGCGCACGCTTACCTCGCGATGACGCATTTGAATAAAAATGGCAATCCTGACCAAAAAAAGGCCTATTTAACGCCTAGTATAAACGGGGAGATGATAGGTTGTCTTGGTGTTTCCGAACCCTTTGGGGGGAGCGATGTAGCAGCAATGCGAACCACAGCGATAAAGAAAGGCGACACCTACGTGGTGAACGGATCTAAAACCTTCATCACCAATGGGGTGTACGGCGACTATATTATCCTTGCCGCCAAGACGGATCCTGCTGCGGGCAACAAGGGCATCAGTATATTGATTGTAGACCTGAAAAGCGAGGGTGTTTCGGCCAATAAGCTCAATAAGTTGGGTTGGCGGGCTTCCGACACCGCGGAACTGGCTTTTGATAATGTAATCGTACCAGCTCAGAATTTGATGGGGGAAGAAGGTAAGGGATTCACTTTTATTATGGAGGCCTTTGCTTTGGAACGCTTGATAATGGGTATTAATGGTCATGCCAGGGCGGAGTACGCTTTGGAGTACGCCCTACAGTACATGTCGGAAAGGGAAACTTTCGGCAAGCCTATCAATCAGTATCAAGCTTTACGACATCGTATCGCCGACCTGCATGCCGATATGGATATGTGCAAGCAATACAACTATTCGATTGCCTACCGACTGGATAAGGGTGACTACGTGGTGCGCGAAGCCACCATCTCTAAGTTGAAATCGACCAAAATGGCCGATGAAGTGGCGCACGAATGCCTTCAGTTTTTAGGGGGTTACGGTTACATCGAGGATTACCCAATGGCGCGCTTACTGCGTGATAGTAGGTTGGGGCCTATCGGCGGAGGCACCTCTGAAATTTTGCGGGAAATCATCGCCAAGATCGTTATCGATAAAAAAGAATACAAAGCACCATCGGATAGTTAG
- the rpsU gene encoding 30S ribosomal protein S21: protein MLIIPIKEGENIDRALKRFKRKFDKTGTMRSLRKRQAFTKPSVERRAQIQKAQYIQGLRDREEI, encoded by the coding sequence ATGTTAATAATACCAATTAAAGAAGGAGAAAACATCGATAGAGCTTTAAAGCGCTTCAAGCGAAAGTTCGACAAAACAGGTACAATGCGATCGTTGCGTAAGCGGCAGGCATTTACAAAACCTTCAGTAGAACGTAGAGCGCAGATTCAAAAAGCACAATACATTCAAGGACTAAGAGATAGAGAGGAAATCTAA
- a CDS encoding tyrosine-type recombinase/integrase, with translation MAAEPFLSYLSLEKNYSEHTVKAYRKDIEAFAEFCAKEYEVESIEKVGYTLIRSWIVQLVDSGISNRSTNRKIASLKAYYKFLLRVGDIKVNPLAKHKALKTSKKIEIPFSETEMQNVLSQIAYDEGFEGARDKLMVELLYATGIRRAELINLKTQAIDLHSKTMKVLGKRNKERIVPLLPSTVALLKAYFKERELLEDQHDEQHVFLLKSGHKIYETLVYRVINKYLGRVSSKVKKSPHILRHTFATHLLNQGADLNSVKELLGHSSLASTQVYTHNSIAELKKVHSAAHPRSK, from the coding sequence ATGGCGGCAGAACCCTTTCTTTCTTATCTCTCTTTAGAGAAAAACTATTCAGAGCATACAGTGAAGGCTTACAGGAAAGATATTGAAGCCTTTGCCGAGTTCTGTGCAAAAGAATATGAAGTCGAGTCGATAGAAAAGGTTGGCTATACATTGATTCGCAGTTGGATTGTTCAATTGGTCGATTCCGGAATCAGCAACCGTTCCACAAATCGGAAAATTGCGTCTTTAAAAGCATATTATAAGTTTTTGCTTCGCGTTGGTGATATTAAAGTGAACCCGCTAGCAAAGCATAAGGCGCTGAAAACCTCAAAAAAAATCGAGATTCCCTTCTCGGAAACCGAGATGCAAAATGTGCTTTCCCAAATCGCGTATGACGAGGGTTTTGAGGGCGCTCGTGACAAATTGATGGTAGAATTGCTGTATGCAACGGGAATTCGTCGCGCAGAGCTCATCAATCTAAAAACCCAGGCGATAGATCTACATTCAAAAACAATGAAAGTGTTGGGCAAGCGCAATAAAGAACGAATAGTACCTTTGCTGCCATCGACTGTCGCATTGCTAAAAGCCTACTTTAAGGAACGCGAGCTGCTTGAAGATCAACATGATGAACAGCATGTGTTTTTGTTGAAATCGGGTCACAAAATCTACGAAACACTTGTCTATAGAGTTATAAATAAGTATCTTGGAAGAGTGTCGTCGAAGGTGAAAAAGAGTCCGCACATTCTCCGACATACCTTTGCGACCCATTTGCTTAACCAAGGGGCGGACCTAAATTCGGTGAAGGAGTTGTTGGGCCATTCCAGTTTGGCATCTACGCAAGTGTACACGCACAATAGTATAGCCGAACTAAAGAAGGTGCATTCGGCCGCTCATCCACGGAGCAAGTAA
- the hpf gene encoding ribosome hibernation-promoting factor, HPF/YfiA family — MQINTQTVNFNAEASLMNFLENRMSKMEQYYDRVISSDVYLKVQKTSGKENKIVEIKVNVPKDNFMVKKQCKSFEEAIDSACSSLERRLIKRKEKLRLQVS; from the coding sequence ATGCAAATAAACACACAAACGGTAAATTTCAACGCAGAGGCTTCGTTGATGAATTTTCTTGAAAACAGAATGAGTAAGATGGAGCAATATTATGATAGAGTGATTAGCTCTGACGTGTATCTTAAGGTGCAAAAAACTAGCGGGAAAGAAAATAAAATCGTTGAGATCAAAGTAAACGTCCCAAAGGATAATTTTATGGTTAAAAAACAGTGCAAATCATTTGAGGAAGCAATAGATTCCGCTTGTAGTTCCTTGGAGCGAAGGCTCATTAAAAGAAAGGAAAAACTAAGACTTCAGGTGTCATAA
- the tuf gene encoding elongation factor Tu, which translates to MAKETFDRSKPHLNIGTIGHVDHGKTTLTAAITEVLANAGLSEKRSFDSIDNAPEEKERGITINTSHVEYQTANRHYAHVDCPGHADYVKNMVTGAAQMDGAILVVAATDGPMPQTREHILLGRQVGIPRIVVFMNKVDMVDDEELLELVEMEVRELLSFYEYDGDNGPVIAGSALGALNGEQKWVDTVMELMAAVDEWIELPKRDIDKDFLMPVEDVFTITGRGTVATGRIETGVANTGDAVDIIGMGAEKLSSTVTGVEMFRKILDRGEAGDNVGILLRGIEKSQISRGMVICKPGSVKPHAKFEAEVYILKKEEGGRHTPFHNNYRPQFYVRTTDVTGTINLPSGVEMVMPGDNLTITVELLSPIALSNGLRFAIREGGRTVGAGQVTKILD; encoded by the coding sequence ATGGCAAAGGAAACTTTTGATCGTTCCAAACCGCACTTAAATATTGGTACTATTGGACACGTAGATCACGGTAAAACAACATTAACTGCGGCTATTACGGAAGTATTGGCAAATGCAGGTCTTTCGGAAAAAAGGAGTTTCGACTCAATTGATAACGCTCCTGAAGAGAAGGAAAGAGGTATTACGATCAACACATCTCATGTTGAGTATCAAACTGCCAATCGTCACTACGCACACGTTGACTGTCCTGGTCACGCGGATTACGTAAAGAACATGGTAACTGGTGCCGCCCAGATGGATGGCGCTATACTTGTTGTTGCCGCTACCGATGGTCCTATGCCACAAACTCGTGAGCACATCCTTTTAGGTCGTCAGGTTGGTATTCCAAGAATTGTTGTCTTCATGAATAAGGTTGACATGGTTGATGACGAAGAACTTTTGGAATTGGTTGAGATGGAAGTACGTGAATTGCTTTCTTTCTACGAATATGATGGTGATAACGGACCGGTCATTGCAGGTTCGGCATTAGGTGCTTTGAACGGGGAGCAGAAATGGGTCGACACGGTCATGGAATTAATGGCTGCTGTTGATGAATGGATTGAGCTTCCAAAAAGGGATATCGATAAAGATTTCTTAATGCCGGTTGAAGATGTATTTACGATTACAGGTCGTGGTACTGTTGCTACTGGTCGTATCGAAACCGGTGTTGCCAATACAGGTGATGCGGTGGATATTATTGGAATGGGTGCCGAAAAATTGTCTTCTACGGTAACAGGTGTTGAAATGTTCCGTAAGATTTTGGATAGAGGTGAGGCTGGTGATAACGTTGGTATCTTGTTAAGAGGTATTGAAAAATCCCAAATTAGCCGTGGAATGGTAATCTGTAAGCCAGGTTCCGTGAAGCCACATGCTAAATTTGAAGCAGAGGTTTATATCCTTAAGAAAGAAGAAGGTGGTCGTCATACACCTTTCCACAATAACTACCGTCCACAGTTCTACGTAAGGACCACCGATGTTACCGGAACAATCAACTTGCCTAGTGGTGTTGAGATGGTGATGCCTGGTGACAACCTTACGATTACGGTTGAATTGCTATCGCCCATCGCATTGAGCAATGGTCTACGTTTCGCTATCCGTGAGGGTGGTAGAACAGTAGGTGCCGGACAGGTTACCAAGATTTTAGATTAA
- the secE gene encoding preprotein translocase subunit SecE, with the protein MLTYIKESIEELKNNVSLPPKAESSNLMVVVAVFSILFALATWGVDSLLSKVIRFYFDNILN; encoded by the coding sequence ATGTTGACCTATATTAAAGAATCAATTGAAGAGCTGAAGAACAATGTTTCTTTGCCTCCAAAGGCAGAATCGTCGAACTTGATGGTCGTTGTAGCCGTTTTTTCGATATTGTTCGCTTTGGCGACATGGGGTGTGGATAGCTTGTTAAGCAAGGTGATTCGTTTTTATTTCGACAACATCTTAAACTAA